The following proteins are encoded in a genomic region of uncultured Methanobrevibacter sp.:
- a CDS encoding LL-diaminopimelate aminotransferase, which yields MVVKINENYLKLKSSYLFVEVARREAEFREAHPDADVIKMGIGDVTKPLAPAVVEAFGKAVDEMGNADTFMGYGPEQGYEFLADAIIKNDYEPLGISLDTNEVFISDGAKCDTGNIQEIFGIDNKIAVTDPVYTVYVDTNVMAGRTGEMGEDGMYEGLTYLKCNAENNFVPELPAEPVDIIYLCYPNNPTGTTLTKDQLKVFVDYAIENKAIILFDAAYEIFIREDNVPHSIFEIEGAKEVAIEFRSFSKTAGFTGTRCGYTVVPKELKAYDSEGNAVDVNPLWNRRQTTKFNGASYPVQRAAEAVFSPEGKKQINDAIDYYMENAKIIRESLSDIGLDVYGGVSSPYVWVKTPNDMDSWDFFDILLNEANIVGTPGSGFGPSGEGYLRLTAFNTLENTKEAMDRISKLEF from the coding sequence ATGGTTGTTAAAATTAATGAAAACTATCTTAAATTAAAAAGTAGTTACCTTTTTGTAGAAGTTGCAAGAAGGGAAGCAGAATTCAGAGAAGCACACCCTGATGCAGATGTAATTAAAATGGGAATCGGGGATGTAACAAAACCGTTAGCACCAGCTGTAGTAGAAGCATTTGGCAAAGCTGTAGATGAAATGGGAAATGCAGATACTTTCATGGGATATGGTCCTGAACAAGGTTACGAATTTTTAGCTGACGCTATTATCAAAAATGATTATGAACCGTTAGGCATTTCACTTGATACCAATGAAGTGTTTATCAGTGACGGAGCAAAATGTGATACAGGTAATATTCAGGAAATATTTGGCATTGACAATAAAATTGCTGTAACTGACCCTGTTTATACTGTTTATGTAGATACTAATGTAATGGCAGGAAGAACCGGCGAAATGGGTGAAGATGGAATGTATGAAGGTTTAACATACCTCAAATGTAATGCAGAAAATAATTTCGTCCCAGAACTTCCGGCTGAACCAGTAGATATCATTTATTTATGTTATCCTAACAACCCAACAGGCACTACTCTTACAAAAGATCAGTTAAAAGTATTTGTTGATTATGCAATCGAAAACAAAGCTATTATCTTATTCGATGCCGCTTATGAAATATTCATTAGAGAAGATAATGTTCCACACAGTATTTTTGAAATTGAAGGAGCAAAAGAAGTTGCAATTGAATTCAGAAGCTTTTCAAAAACTGCAGGATTTACCGGAACCCGTTGCGGATACACAGTTGTTCCTAAAGAATTAAAAGCATATGACAGTGAAGGAAATGCAGTTGACGTAAATCCTTTATGGAACAGAAGACAAACCACCAAATTCAACGGTGCTTCATATCCTGTACAAAGAGCAGCTGAAGCAGTTTTCTCTCCTGAAGGTAAAAAACAAATCAATGACGCTATCGATTATTATATGGAAAATGCCAAAATCATCAGGGAAAGCTTATCAGACATAGGTCTTGACGTATATGGTGGAGTAAGTTCACCTTATGTCTGGGTAAAAACTCCTAACGATATGGATTCCTGGGATTTCTTTGACATATTATTGAATGAGGCTAATATTGTTGGAACTCCAGGTTCCGGATTCGGTCCTAGTGGTGAAGGTTATTTAAGACTCACTGCATTCAATACTTTAGAAAATACAAAAGAAGCTATGGATAGAATATCCAAATTAGAATTTTAG
- a CDS encoding DUF6882 domain-containing protein, translating to MKEKFEKPVQVEDGDTFKVVLSKYGAIALEKQESLSQLIGETPGDLDIENGTLSFGDITVPIQIIGFHDADAKQWSWAWDNEEIFGKNLIKSAVQMKAIGDEFDIPEFNTPVINTDISDCHTLSMCTIGILKMDAYYAVSEEGLDIFVAIESDLIKEDNSLLNFRNTFYNFQKNFKIYPKIAFESYTKLKGYGYKPHDEFAVAKIRESRIIVGFTERGNVTRILMYDEEE from the coding sequence TTGAAAGAAAAATTTGAAAAACCTGTACAAGTTGAAGACGGAGACACTTTTAAAGTAGTACTATCAAAATACGGCGCTATTGCATTGGAAAAACAAGAAAGCTTATCACAACTTATTGGTGAAACTCCAGGCGATTTAGATATTGAAAATGGAACTCTTTCATTTGGAGATATTACAGTTCCAATCCAGATTATTGGTTTTCATGACGCAGACGCAAAGCAATGGTCATGGGCATGGGACAATGAAGAAATATTCGGAAAAAATTTGATTAAATCAGCTGTTCAAATGAAAGCTATTGGTGATGAGTTCGATATTCCTGAATTCAATACTCCTGTGATTAATACGGATATAAGTGACTGCCACACATTATCAATGTGTACTATCGGTATTTTAAAGATGGATGCTTATTATGCGGTTTCCGAAGAAGGTTTAGATATTTTTGTTGCAATTGAATCCGATTTAATCAAAGAAGATAATTCCTTATTGAACTTCAGAAATACTTTTTACAATTTCCAAAAGAATTTCAAAATCTATCCTAAGATTGCATTTGAATCTTATACCAAACTTAAAGGATACGGATATAAGCCACATGATGAGTTTGCTGTAGCTAAAATCCGTGAAAGCCGTATAATTGTAGGATTCACTGAAAGAGGCAATGTAACTCGTATATTAATGTATGATGAAGAAGAATAG
- a CDS encoding DUF6891 domain-containing protein: MDSDLVEEIEYMIEVLTKSGFFNVDEIVEILEDQFIEEDIDFSQFEISLNDFDNVNFSKLEKVFDSLVKRDIVAIHNCGYDIEEGVSDAFELQVHLLNNKFDPSGFCFYTFDDVEEAIWENKLKITFGDFENNEQKAVDIGEIVAESLKSEGFSILWDGTVKNQIEINPFKWDKSFNDDNEYEMEGAYANFINDKVLK; encoded by the coding sequence ATGGATTCTGATTTAGTTGAAGAAATTGAATATATGATTGAAGTATTGACTAAATCAGGATTTTTTAATGTCGATGAAATTGTAGAGATATTGGAAGATCAGTTCATTGAGGAAGATATTGATTTTTCTCAATTTGAGATTTCTTTAAATGATTTCGACAATGTCAATTTCAGTAAGCTTGAAAAGGTTTTTGATTCATTGGTTAAACGTGATATCGTAGCAATCCATAACTGCGGCTATGATATTGAAGAAGGTGTCAGTGATGCTTTTGAACTTCAAGTTCATCTTTTAAATAACAAGTTCGATCCTTCCGGCTTTTGTTTTTATACATTTGACGATGTTGAAGAAGCCATTTGGGAAAACAAATTAAAAATCACATTTGGTGACTTTGAAAATAACGAACAAAAGGCAGTAGATATTGGAGAGATTGTTGCTGAAAGTCTAAAATCTGAAGGATTTTCTATTCTTTGGGATGGGACTGTTAAAAATCAGATTGAAATAAATCCATTTAAATGGGATAAATCATTTAATGATGACAATGAATATGAAATGGAAGGAGCTTATGCTAATTTTATTAATGATAAGGTGTTAAAATGA
- a CDS encoding glycosyltransferase, protein MTEYELIEGKPRIFAISQNSEMLSTVEEYVDNYDYDYVGSASDKSDIFKKVEELSVNLIFLDSEIEGIDLIELTDDLELYNIPVIIIIGDLFNETIDKLLMSNPFGYLIKPLDEDELQRAMAVALRKHEQNMKSVKEAQSKLQEKSTELLIEKSDSSLLLILCISLIIIAVLSRNATWLQWVLLIPTGAMLINSIVSLKKQKKPEPLKEYPFVSIFIPAHNEEFTIEDTIRSVCQIDYHNEEGEPQYELIVVNDGSTDSTGEILSGLKSEFPQLKIVTRHPPRSGKGKGFVLNDALTLSRGEIIGVFDADTQIKPDYLKKVIPYIHDDIEGVQTRVKMFNKNENFLARMQHVEFTTFANTLIAKDNLDHTGFLGGNGQFVRKQAIIDSGRWDGFAVTEDLNLAIKIILNGGKISYCGDCAVYQEAVTDWKAFFRQRTRWAIGNFETLFVYFPQILRSKISITKKFNVIEHISFYSFNLLIFFGFIITILNAISWFFFHNVTLIRMEAPFIVGILSAVAFFPGIIFSLARDKLGFFEAIKDIVKYYIYCFHLIPLFFLTMYSMMSRKERKWSKTVHKGGKNNEK, encoded by the coding sequence ATGACTGAATACGAATTAATTGAAGGCAAACCAAGAATTTTTGCAATTAGTCAGAACAGTGAAATGTTATCTACTGTAGAGGAATATGTAGATAACTACGATTATGACTATGTAGGTTCAGCATCCGATAAATCAGACATATTCAAAAAAGTTGAGGAATTGTCTGTTAATCTGATATTTCTAGATTCAGAAATTGAAGGCATTGACTTGATTGAATTGACTGATGATTTGGAATTGTACAATATTCCAGTTATAATCATTATCGGAGATTTGTTTAACGAAACTATCGATAAATTGCTAATGAGTAATCCATTTGGATATCTGATTAAGCCTCTTGATGAAGATGAACTTCAAAGAGCAATGGCAGTTGCCCTTAGAAAACATGAACAGAACATGAAAAGTGTTAAGGAAGCTCAATCTAAACTTCAAGAAAAAAGTACTGAACTTTTAATAGAAAAATCAGATTCAAGTCTACTTTTAATTCTTTGTATTTCATTAATCATTATTGCAGTTTTATCAAGAAATGCTACCTGGCTTCAATGGGTTCTTTTAATCCCAACTGGAGCTATGCTGATTAATTCAATTGTCAGTTTAAAAAAACAGAAAAAACCAGAACCATTAAAAGAATATCCTTTTGTAAGCATTTTTATTCCGGCTCACAACGAAGAGTTTACCATTGAAGATACAATTAGAAGCGTATGCCAAATTGATTACCATAATGAAGAGGGTGAACCTCAATATGAGCTGATAGTTGTTAATGACGGTTCAACTGACAGTACCGGAGAAATCTTATCAGGACTGAAAAGTGAATTTCCTCAGCTTAAGATAGTTACAAGACACCCTCCTAGATCAGGAAAAGGTAAAGGTTTCGTTTTAAATGATGCATTGACATTATCCCGAGGAGAAATTATTGGAGTTTTCGATGCAGATACACAGATTAAACCAGATTATTTAAAAAAAGTTATTCCATATATTCACGATGACATTGAAGGTGTTCAGACAAGAGTTAAAATGTTTAACAAAAATGAGAATTTTTTAGCTCGTATGCAGCATGTGGAATTTACAACATTCGCAAACACTTTAATCGCTAAAGATAATTTAGACCATACAGGATTTTTAGGAGGTAACGGCCAGTTTGTAAGAAAACAAGCTATTATCGATTCAGGAAGATGGGACGGATTTGCTGTAACTGAAGATTTGAATTTAGCTATTAAAATTATCCTCAATGGCGGAAAAATTAGTTACTGTGGAGACTGTGCAGTTTATCAGGAAGCGGTAACTGATTGGAAAGCATTTTTCAGACAAAGAACAAGATGGGCAATAGGAAACTTCGAAACTTTATTTGTTTACTTCCCACAGATATTAAGGTCAAAAATTTCCATAACAAAAAAATTTAATGTTATAGAACACATTTCATTTTACAGTTTTAATTTACTTATATTCTTTGGTTTCATCATCACAATCCTTAATGCAATATCATGGTTCTTTTTCCATAACGTTACATTAATCAGAATGGAAGCTCCATTTATTGTTGGTATATTATCTGCTGTTGCATTTTTCCCAGGGATAATATTTTCTCTTGCAAGAGACAAATTAGGATTTTTTGAAGCTATTAAAGACATTGTGAAATATTATATTTACTGTTTCCACTTAATTCCATTGTTTTTCTTAACAATGTACTCCATGATGAGCAGAAAAGAAAGAAAATGGTCCAAAACTGTACATAAAGGAGGAAAAAATAATGAGAAATAA
- a CDS encoding response regulator — MEDEAITALDLKYSLEELGYEIVDTVDTGQDAIDTAAETVPDVVLMDIKLKGDMEGIEAAEIISELRIPIIYLTANTDTDTFEKSNVKGSYGFVSKPYDIQKLDKTLKITINRARLEEKKLDDASGFTE, encoded by the coding sequence GTGGAAGACGAAGCGATTACAGCATTAGATTTAAAATACAGTTTAGAAGAATTAGGATACGAAATTGTAGATACAGTAGATACTGGACAAGACGCTATTGACACCGCCGCAGAAACTGTTCCAGATGTTGTTTTAATGGACATCAAGTTAAAAGGAGATATGGAAGGGATTGAAGCAGCAGAAATTATTTCCGAATTAAGAATTCCAATTATATATTTAACCGCAAACACAGATACAGACACCTTCGAAAAATCTAATGTAAAAGGATCATACGGATTTGTCTCAAAACCTTACGATATACAAAAATTAGATAAAACTCTCAAAATTACAATAAATCGTGCAAGACTAGAAGAAAAAAAACTTGATGACGCTAGCGGATTTACTGAATAA